The nucleotide window GTTAGCAGCATTTGCAAGATTGTATGAAGCATTTGGCAGTTTGGTACATTGAGAACTTTAGAGATACAATGAATTTAGTTTAGAAAAGAGTTTATAGGATCGTAAATTTTCTATCTTGTATAGCCTACAATGCGTGCATCGAGGCCTGCATTTGAACAAGTACTGTTTTGGGTTTTCTATTGTGCATATGATGAAagcctttattttgttttgttaatgCGGGCACAATACACCTCTCCTTTCGTTTGTATTCAGTTGATATAGCAAATTCCATATGTTTATGTACAACAACATATTTCACTGTTATTTTCTCTTGGTTTTCTGTTGTTTTCTAATGAAGTGCTCCTTTCTTTATAGGCTATATTTAATGAACTCTGCAAAATGCTGGATCCAGGGAAACCTTCTTTCGCACCCAAAAAAGGGAAACCAAGTGTTGTCATGTTTGTTGGTTTACAAGGTATGCTTCCTGGCTAGTGGATTATTTTCATACTGATTGGATTATTTGGCATTTATTATCTGCaatttttaaactttttgtCATCGTGTTGTCCAGAGAAAGATTTAATGATTGATTTATGTTCAGGAAAAAAAGCTTCTTTGTCTTTTAAATGTACATTTAGCTGTAGCATgctgtatttatatattttttttctgttgaacttcaatttcacttatcttttctgtttacatttttaaccaattcatgcttttttattttttattttttttattttttattttttttacaacatTCAGGGTCTGGAAAAACCACAACGTGTACAAAGTATGCATATTATTATCAGAAAAAAGGTTGGAAGCCTGCCCTAGTGTGTGCAGATACATTTCGAGCTGGTGCATTTGATCAATTGAAGCAGAATGCCACTAAGGCTAAGATTCCATTTTATGGAAGGTACTTTTTTACTTTCTACTGGTTATATACTTTCTTAGGACAATTACAAGCCTTGTACAGTTGTGAAATTTGGAATGTTGAATTTTCCTTTGTGTAATTAGTTGAATTCCAGATATTTGTTACATTTTCTTAGGGTAAGTTAAAGAAAGAAGGTAAATTAGATTGGTACCACAATGGTTATATTTGTTCTCATACTCCACTGGTCTGGACTacaatttattattttggaagttAAAACCAAGGTTGCTGGTTGGGAATGGTCATTTTCACTTAAAAGCAGCCACCCTTGGTCTCCTCTTGTGTATCCCTCTTTCTTTCAGCATTACCACCAGACATATTTTCCGCAGTCAATGCTTTTTAGCATTCAAGTGATTGTTGGTGTTTTTCCCCTGCAGCTATATGGAGTCAGACCCTGTGAAAATTGCGGTTGAAGGTGTGGAAACGTTCAAAAAGGAGAATTGTGATCTTATAATTGTTGATACTAGTGGGCGTCACAAACAAGAAGCTGCTCTTTTTGAAGAAATGCGTCAAGTTTCTGAAGCAACGGTACTTTTTCTGGAATTTCATACTCATACTACATTAACTTTCTGATTGATTCCATTTGCTCGATAATATCTTTCTCTTCTTATATTTTCCCTCATATTCCAGAAACCGGATCTTGTTATATTTGTTATGGATAGCAGTATTGGTCAGGCTGCATTTGATCAAGCTCAAGCCTTTAGGCAAAGTGTTTCAGTTGGGGCTGTTATTGTTACAAAAATGGATGGTCATGCAAAGGGAGGTGGAGCTCTTAGTGCGTAAGTGTTGCTACAACTATTGCAATCTTGTAATAATTTTTAGTTTGATTTAAGCATTGGTATAACTCATATGAAGATGTTTTGTTAAGCTTCACTCTGGAAACTCAGTATTTGACCTTTGTTCTTAGACTTGTTTTCAACCTCTTGGATGCATGGGGAAAATCTCGTATAGTTATAGATTTTATAGTAAATAAAATTCTAGCCACTTGTTTTGCCCAAATCTTCAAAACTTCGCTTTTGTACATCCACCTCACTTGGCCATGCCGAGCTACATTGACATTCATATTATGATCCAACCCTAGAAAGTTCTAGATTGTATATTGTAATATTCTTTGGGGCCCAAAGTTCTCACTTGGAAACACTTATCTTTAGTACCAAGCTTTGTAGAATTTGCACTGTATGTAACCAAATCATCAGTGAGTTATCTACTAATAAGCAGCTTAGTTTCCTAAGTTTCTCCATGTTTTTCTGAGGATGGAATTTCCGGTAAAGTTTTGAGATTGTAGAGGAGAAGAAACCTTGAACTTTTGGGTTTTGACCTTTTTGGGAATGCTGATTTTAAACTCTTTAGGTTTTGTCTCCTTGGTATCTGTAACTGTTTGACAACAAGATTTTATTTTACCCTGCAGTGTTGCTGCAACAAAGAGTCCTGTTATATTTATTGGAACAGGAGAGCACATGGATGAGTTTGAAGTTTTTGATGTTAAACCATTTGTCAGCCGTCTCTTAGGTCACTCTCTTGCTTTCTTGgaacttgaattttttttgttgcacTTACGACTTAGCAATgaatgttttaaataattttaataacAATGGTTTTTACTACTAGGCATGGGAGACTGGTCTGGATTTATGGACAAGATTCATGAAGTTGTTCCTATGGACCAACAGCCAGAGCTTCTACAAAAGCTTTCAGAAGGGAACTTTACAATGAGGATTATGTACGAGCAGTTTCAGAACATACTTAAAATGGGTCCAATTGGCCAGGTTATCATTCTTTTTTGTTGAAGTTTATCTAGAACGTGCCTCTTTTTTCTTATTGCCCCTTTTTCTAGACTTCAGTTTTGGTTCATTTATATGTTAGCTTCACCAATTCTCTCCTAAATTCTTtcacaattttaaattttagcaAAAACCACTTTATACCCTTCGCTACAGctttcccaaaattgagaaattAACAAATTTTGCTCTAAATCTAGTTGGGTGTTTCCCTTTTCTCAAATGCTTCTTGTTAGTCCGACTCAGTAGCTACAGCTCCTCTATAAAAGTAGTCTTCAAATTCCCCTCCCCAAAATGTCGTAACTGGATTCAAGAAACCATATACTGAAATCATAAATAGTTTGTGGTGCACTGAGTAAAATTCTTTAACCAACAATATCaaccaaaggaaagaaaagaaaaggaaaaaaaaatgactgCAGAGATGTGGGTTATTAGCCTTATAAAGCAAATGATAAGTAGCTTTAATTTGAATTGAAAGGTAGTTATAATGTTATTAACCTTATAAAACAATGGAAAAATCTCAAATAATAAAAGATTGGGAAGTTCAGAGTCACATTCATGATTTTCTGTGGGTTTAGAGCCTCATAAAACAATTGAAAAGTAGCTATAATGCTAAGAATTTAATTGGTTTGTATAGGTATTCTCAATGCTTCCTGGATTTAGTGCTGAATTAATGCCAAAGGGCCGTGAAAAGGAAAGCCAGGCAAAGATCAAGCGATACATGTACATGATGGACTCAATGACAAATGAAGGTAAAGTAAAGGccattccttttgtttttgtgtaaTAAGCCACATAGCTTGAGCAATTACTGTCATGTTTAGTTCCTCCGGGGGAAAAAGCCATGAGAAACTAACTTTTTACTGAATTCATCATGCTGAACTGATTTTATTGTTCTGAATATCTCAACTTATCTTGCAGAGTTGGATAGCTCAAATCCAAAACTCATGAATGAGTCACGTATAATGCGAATAGCACGAGGCTCTGGTCGCCAAGTCAGAGATGTAATGGACATGATGGAAGAGTACAAGCGGCTTGCCAAGATATGGAGCAAAATGAAAGGACTCAAGATTCCGAAGAAGGGCGACATGAGTGCACTATCGCGAAACATGAATGCACAGCACATGAGCAAAGTCCTACCCCCGCAGATGCTGAAGCAGATTGGTGGCATGGGCGGCTTACAAAGCTTGATGAAGCAAATGGGTTCTGGGAAAGACATGATGGGGATGTTCGGAGGTGGCGACAAGTAGATATTGATGAAGAAAATGACAGTTACGGTGGTGATCTCAAGTTTATTTCCTAGTGGATTTCCCTTAGTCAACGAGAGAGGTTAGCAGACGTCTGTCCGCAATTTGATACTACTCACTAGTTTGCCAGAAGGCCCGGCATCTAAGATACTTTTGTTTTAAACACGGTTGCATTAGTTGTAATCTGAAGGGTCCACAATGTTTAAATCTTTGTATGTATTTGgttaaaggaagaaaaaaaaggttagTCGTTTTGGTGATTGAAAGAATTGCAATGATTTAGAGGCAATGAAATTGAACTTCATCTGTTTAGCGTTTTTTTTATCAATCATCAGGAGCCACCTGCATCTCCATcgtctctctcgctctctctctctctctctctctctctctctctctctctctaatccaAATGCAAACCAACTGCTAGAACCCCACCAAAACCCTGGTACCACCGCGGTCGATGTGAAATCTCAAATCTGCATGGGAGTTACGTCCCACAGGGCTCTGCTATTGGCAAGGGCTACGATAAAGTTTGTAATAATTGTCATCTTCTCGCTTCCATGCACGATGATGACTATTGCCAAAGCCCATTACGAATTTACCAGGGAATAATGAACAAACTAATCCTATTAGGGTtaggattaggattaggattcCTGTTTAGCAATTTATTATCCTTATTCATCAATTAGTTATCCAATCCCTATTAGTATTTGGATTTTAATTAGAATTGAAATGCATCCATACACAGAAttctcttttgcttttcaaACCAGGTCAGGGACATAAACGATGGAAGAAGTTGTGCTGAGGCACGAGATGTCGATGGAAGCAGAAGACGACGATTATATTGAGTATGTGCCGGTGGCGAAGCGGCGAGCAATCGAAGCTCAGAAAATACTTGAGCGGAAGAGAAAGTTCGCCGGCGGGGAGCTAGAGTCGGCCAGAACCAAGaaaaggaaggaagaggaattGGACAAGTTTTCGAAACTTGCTGCTCAAGAAAAGCCTAAGCCCCCCAGTCTTGTTGTCAAAGCATCACAGTTGAAGCACGACGCTCCGGAGATCACTCCAGCACAAGAGATGGtgcaaaaagagagagagatcattGAAAGCTTATCCGATCGCAAGGCGCTGCTGTCAGTTGGTGAATTGGCAAAGGGAATCACTTATACGGATCCCATACCGACGGGCTGGAAGCCTCCATTGCATATAAGGAGGATGACGAGGAAGCAATGTGATTTGATTCGAAAGCAATGGCATATTCTAGTTGGTGGTGAAGATGTTCCGCTGCCTATCAAGACTTTCAAGGATATGAGGTTTCCGAAACCAATTTTGGAGAAGTTGAAAGCCAAGGGGATTGTTCAACCGACCCCCATTCAGGTGCAAGGTCTTCCGGTGATTTTATCCGGGCGGGATATGATTGGCATTGCGTTTACAGGTTCGGGAAAGACATTGGCTTTTGTTTTGCCGTTGATCATGGTGGCATTGCAGGAGGAGATGATGATGCCAATTGTTCGGGGTGAAGGCCCTTTCGGATTGATTATTTGTCCGTCGAGGGAGCTAGCCAAGCAGACTTATCAAGTGGTGGAGGAGTATTTGGCTCCTATGAGAGAGGTTGGTTATCCAGAGATTAGGCCTTTGCTCTGCATTGGTGGAGTTGACATGCGGTCTCAGTTGGAGATTATAAGGAAAGGTGTTCATATAGTTGTTGCAACTCCGGGGAGGTTGAAGGATTtgttggggaagaagaagatgaatctCGATAATTGTAGATATTTAACTTTGGATGAGGCTGATAGATTGGTGGATATGGGATTTGAGGATGACATACGAGAAGTTTTCGACCATTTTAAAGATCAAAGGCAGACACTCTTGTTTTCAGCCACAATGCCGGCGAAAATTCTCAACTTTGCCAAAAGCGCTTTGGTAAAACCTGTAACCGTAAATGTGGGAAGAGCCGGAGCTGCAAATCTTGACGTGATTCAGGAGGTTGAGTACGTGAAGCAAGAGGTTAAGATTGTGTACCTTCTTGAGTGTCTGCAAAAGACCCCGCCGCCTGTGGTAATTTTCTGCGAAAACAAGGCGGATGTGGATGACATTCATGAGTATCTTTTGTTAAAAGGAGTGGACGCGGTGGCCCTTCATGCAGGGAAGGGTCAGGAGGAGAGGGAGCATGCCGTTTCTTCGTTCAAGGCAGGGAAGAAGGATGTTTTGGTTGCCACTGGGGTTGCCTCAAAGGGTTTGGATTTTCCGAATATTCAACATGTCATAAATTATGACATGCCGCCAGAAATCGAAGATTATGTCCACAGGATTGGACGAACAGGAAGATGTGGGAAGACTGGAATTGCAACGACGTTTATAAACAAGAATCAAAGTGAGACAACACTGCTCGACTTGAAGCACCTCCTACAAGAGGCAAAGCAAAGGATTCCACCGGTCTTGGCAGAGCTTAACAATCCAATTGGAGACTACGTGGACGTTGCAACAGCAAATGCAAGCGGGGTTAAGGGCTGCGCTAACTGCGGTGGGCTTGGTCATCGGATTGGTGACTGCCCCAAACTAGAGAATCAGAAAAGAATGGCCATTGCCGCCTCTAGATCAGGGATGTATTTTGGGTCTGGTGGTTACAAAGGAGAAATCTGATTTGTTTTAGTCATTCTCGATCGTGTATGATAGTTATGTAGTATGTTTCTACTCTGAATTACGGGAAAAATATTAACTTGATCATGTTTTTCTTTGTGTAAATCTTCAATTACATGTCTAACCTTCACTTCATGTATCCAAGTCTATGTTGTTTATTTGCTACTCGGCATCAACCTTAACCTCTATCACTAATTTTCACTTCCACGATGCTGATCATGCAATTATTTTGCCTAATCTTATGATAGTCGTCTGTTATCGTTTTTCCTTAACTTCTGTAGCAACCTTTTCAGTTACATAAGATAAAATTGAGGATACAACTATGAATTCTGTAGCTTCTGTTGTGATGTCTTCTTGTATACGGATCTTACCAATAAAATACATTTCATTACATTCAGCAACCAGTACTAAACGAAACTTGTGCCATCAAAATGTCAAAAACTAACACGAATACTTGAAATTTTGAATCATATTTAGCAGTAGCTAGCTCAATCTCATTTAGTCCATGGAAAGTACCTTGATAAGGGTGTTCGGAAGTCCTTTCATCTGTTTCACTCTGCTGGGTTAAACTTTGCCGAGGAGAAGAAGGCGGTGGAGTATTTTCCTTATCTCCCTGCAACATCTTCACCACATTGCTCATGAGAGGTCTTGCATTCTGAACGCACAACAGAGCTACCGATAAGATCCTCTCCGATTTTTCCATGTCTTCTCCTTGATCCCACAACGCGACATTAAAATTGCTTGTAG belongs to Malus sylvestris chromosome 17, drMalSylv7.2, whole genome shotgun sequence and includes:
- the LOC126611584 gene encoding DEAD-box ATP-dependent RNA helicase 35-like, with amino-acid sequence MEEVVLRHEMSMEAEDDDYIEYVPVAKRRAIEAQKILERKRKFAGGELESARTKKRKEEELDKFSKLAAQEKPKPPSLVVKASQLKHDAPEITPAQEMVQKEREIIESLSDRKALLSVGELAKGITYTDPIPTGWKPPLHIRRMTRKQCDLIRKQWHILVGGEDVPLPIKTFKDMRFPKPILEKLKAKGIVQPTPIQVQGLPVILSGRDMIGIAFTGSGKTLAFVLPLIMVALQEEMMMPIVRGEGPFGLIICPSRELAKQTYQVVEEYLAPMREVGYPEIRPLLCIGGVDMRSQLEIIRKGVHIVVATPGRLKDLLGKKKMNLDNCRYLTLDEADRLVDMGFEDDIREVFDHFKDQRQTLLFSATMPAKILNFAKSALVKPVTVNVGRAGAANLDVIQEVEYVKQEVKIVYLLECLQKTPPPVVIFCENKADVDDIHEYLLLKGVDAVALHAGKGQEEREHAVSSFKAGKKDVLVATGVASKGLDFPNIQHVINYDMPPEIEDYVHRIGRTGRCGKTGIATTFINKNQSETTLLDLKHLLQEAKQRIPPVLAELNNPIGDYVDVATANASGVKGCANCGGLGHRIGDCPKLENQKRMAIAASRSGMYFGSGGYKGEI
- the LOC126611587 gene encoding signal recognition particle 54 kDa protein 2, with product MVLAQLGGSISRALQQMSNATVIDEKVLNECLNEITRALLQSDVQFKLVRDMQTNIKKIVNLDDLAAGHNKRKIIQQAIFNELCKMLDPGKPSFAPKKGKPSVVMFVGLQGSGKTTTCTKYAYYYQKKGWKPALVCADTFRAGAFDQLKQNATKAKIPFYGSYMESDPVKIAVEGVETFKKENCDLIIVDTSGRHKQEAALFEEMRQVSEATKPDLVIFVMDSSIGQAAFDQAQAFRQSVSVGAVIVTKMDGHAKGGGALSAVAATKSPVIFIGTGEHMDEFEVFDVKPFVSRLLGMGDWSGFMDKIHEVVPMDQQPELLQKLSEGNFTMRIMYEQFQNILKMGPIGQVFSMLPGFSAELMPKGREKESQAKIKRYMYMMDSMTNEELDSSNPKLMNESRIMRIARGSGRQVRDVMDMMEEYKRLAKIWSKMKGLKIPKKGDMSALSRNMNAQHMSKVLPPQMLKQIGGMGGLQSLMKQMGSGKDMMGMFGGGDK